In Kitasatospora sp. NBC_00240, the following are encoded in one genomic region:
- a CDS encoding RraA family protein translates to MSDRSPAVQTSVQSALSALSTAHLADACVRLGVQVRCGPSGLTAVAGGMRCAGGVLPVRHVGSVDIFFEALERSRPGDVLVIDNGGRLDEACIGDLAVLEVQQAGLAGIVVWGLHRDTRDLLRIGLPVFTLGATPAGPLQVGERLPDGLERARVGPWAVTAADVAVGDGDGVVFLPGDRMREIVAAAEAIRDVEERQADAMRAGSSLRRQTGFADYLAARGANPGLTFREHLRATGGAIEE, encoded by the coding sequence ATGAGCGACCGGTCGCCGGCCGTGCAGACGTCCGTACAGTCCGCCCTCTCCGCGCTGTCCACCGCGCATCTCGCGGACGCCTGCGTGCGTCTCGGGGTCCAGGTGCGCTGCGGGCCCTCGGGCCTGACCGCGGTGGCCGGCGGGATGCGGTGCGCCGGCGGGGTGCTGCCGGTGCGTCATGTCGGCAGCGTGGACATCTTCTTCGAGGCGCTGGAGCGCTCCCGGCCGGGCGACGTGCTGGTGATCGACAACGGCGGGCGGCTCGACGAGGCGTGCATCGGCGACCTGGCGGTGCTGGAGGTCCAGCAGGCCGGGCTGGCCGGCATCGTGGTCTGGGGCCTGCACCGGGACACCCGGGATCTGCTGCGGATCGGACTGCCGGTCTTCACCCTCGGCGCCACACCGGCGGGCCCGCTCCAGGTCGGCGAACGGCTCCCGGACGGTCTGGAGCGGGCCCGGGTCGGGCCGTGGGCCGTCACGGCGGCCGATGTGGCCGTCGGCGACGGCGACGGCGTGGTCTTCCTGCCGGGGGACCGGATGCGGGAGATCGTGGCGGCGGCCGAGGCGATCCGCGACGTCGAGGAACGGCAGGCGGACGCGATGCGGGCCGGGTCGTCCCTGCGCCGGCAGACGGGCTTCGCCGACTACCTGGCCGCACGGGGGGCGAACCCGGGGCTGACGTTCCGTGAGCACCTGCGGGCGACCGGCGGGGCGATCGAGGAGTAG
- a CDS encoding cold-shock protein: MATGTVKWFNAEKGFGFIEQDGGGADVFAHYSNISAQGFRELIEGQKVQFDVTQGQKGPQAENITIV, from the coding sequence ATGGCTACTGGCACCGTGAAGTGGTTCAACGCCGAGAAGGGCTTCGGCTTCATCGAGCAGGACGGTGGCGGCGCCGACGTCTTCGCCCACTACTCGAACATCAGCGCCCAGGGCTTCCGCGAGCTCATCGAGGGCCAGAAGGTGCAGTTCGACGTCACGCAGGGCCAGAAGGGCCCGCAGGCGGAGAACATCACCATCGTCTGA
- a CDS encoding YccF domain-containing protein, whose amino-acid sequence MKVIGFILNVLWLIFCGIWMFIGYAIAGIICCILIITIPFGIASFRIAGYVLWPFGRTTVQRDEAGAPSLVGNVIWVIFAGIWLAIAHVVTSIPLFLSIIGIPFGWANLKMIPISLMPLGREIVSTDEKFGAR is encoded by the coding sequence ATGAAGGTGATCGGCTTTATCCTCAACGTGCTCTGGCTGATTTTCTGCGGCATCTGGATGTTCATCGGCTACGCCATCGCCGGCATCATCTGCTGCATCTTGATCATTACCATTCCCTTCGGCATCGCCTCCTTCCGCATCGCCGGCTACGTCCTGTGGCCGTTCGGACGGACGACGGTCCAGCGGGACGAGGCGGGCGCCCCGTCGCTGGTCGGCAACGTGATCTGGGTGATCTTCGCGGGGATCTGGCTGGCGATCGCCCACGTGGTGACGAGCATCCCGCTGTTCCTGTCGATCATCGGGATCCCGTTCGGCTGGGCGAACCTCAAGATGATCCCGATCTCGCTGATGCCGCTCGGCCGCGAGATCGTCTCCACGGACGAGAAGTTCGGCGCGCGCTGA
- a CDS encoding class I SAM-dependent methyltransferase, which translates to MHPVVNTEQAQAWNGYEGDHWAGHHDRWNAVNGGFDEPLLGAAAIGPRDHVLDIGCGAGRTTRLAARRAPDGRALGVDLSAQMLARARAEAAAEGLANAAFVQGDAQVHPFAPAAFDVAVSRFATMFFGDPVAAFANIRGALRPGGRLAFVCMGDPGRNDWLRVLAALREHLPVPPPPTPGDPGMFSLADAARVREVLAGAGYASIGCTAVEAPMHWGRDAADAARFLLGSGPAHHLLAGADPATARRAESTLTAALRPHEGPDGVRLRGAALLVTAVAP; encoded by the coding sequence ATGCACCCTGTCGTCAACACCGAGCAGGCGCAGGCGTGGAACGGCTACGAGGGCGACCACTGGGCCGGCCACCACGACCGCTGGAACGCCGTCAACGGAGGCTTCGACGAACCCCTCCTCGGCGCCGCCGCGATCGGCCCCCGCGACCACGTGCTCGACATCGGCTGCGGCGCCGGCCGGACCACCCGGCTGGCCGCCCGCCGGGCACCCGACGGCCGGGCCCTCGGGGTCGACCTGTCGGCGCAGATGCTGGCCCGCGCCCGGGCCGAGGCCGCCGCCGAAGGCCTGGCGAACGCCGCCTTCGTCCAGGGCGACGCGCAGGTGCACCCCTTCGCCCCCGCCGCCTTCGACGTGGCCGTCAGCCGGTTCGCGACGATGTTCTTCGGCGACCCGGTCGCCGCGTTCGCCAACATCCGCGGCGCCCTGCGCCCCGGCGGCCGCCTGGCCTTCGTCTGCATGGGCGACCCCGGCCGCAACGACTGGCTGCGGGTGCTGGCCGCCCTGCGCGAGCACCTGCCGGTCCCGCCGCCGCCCACCCCCGGCGACCCCGGCATGTTCTCGCTCGCCGACGCCGCCCGCGTCCGGGAGGTGCTGGCCGGCGCCGGGTACGCGAGCATCGGCTGCACCGCCGTCGAGGCCCCGATGCACTGGGGGCGGGACGCCGCGGACGCCGCCCGCTTCCTGCTCGGTTCCGGCCCCGCCCACCACCTGCTCGCCGGGGCCGACCCGGCCACCGCACGACGGGCCGAGAGCACGCTGACGGCCGCCCTGCGGCCCCACGAGGGACCGGACGGCGTCCGGCTCCGGGGCGCGGCCCTGCTGGTCACGGCCGTCGCGCCGTAG
- a CDS encoding SCO5918 family protein: MRSTIAGRSFYLEANEVEKAMAGIKPEPALAEAVRIGRRWYPVKQVGAVITRQDRRDFSAAEVYRAMERLGFTCRTSPPVAETPEPTEPTAGTESTDPLGF, from the coding sequence ATGCGTTCCACCATCGCCGGCCGCTCGTTCTACCTGGAGGCGAACGAGGTGGAGAAGGCCATGGCCGGGATCAAGCCCGAGCCCGCCCTGGCGGAGGCCGTCCGGATCGGGCGCCGCTGGTACCCCGTCAAGCAGGTCGGCGCGGTCATCACCCGCCAGGACCGCCGGGACTTCAGCGCCGCCGAGGTGTACCGCGCGATGGAGCGGCTCGGTTTCACCTGCCGCACCTCGCCGCCGGTCGCCGAGACGCCGGAGCCCACCGAGCCCACCGCCGGTACCGAGTCCACCGACCCGCTGGGTTTCTGA
- a CDS encoding TetR/AcrR family transcriptional regulator, giving the protein MSPRGVPITDVRERLFAAAERVLAREGPGGLSNRSVTGEAGCAKGVLYSHFADLDEFVAELVLDRFRAVAEGAESLPGRAGRGMVAENLTGTALALLASSGPAVASLALTRAGVSARVRAAMEGGAPGMPEVERALAGYLEAEQRLGRLGPAADCAALALLVVGTVHHLLMTAWADSADPAERVRGFVAELVRGAGSTGA; this is encoded by the coding sequence ATGTCACCGCGAGGCGTGCCGATCACCGACGTCCGGGAGCGGCTGTTCGCCGCGGCCGAGCGGGTGCTGGCCAGGGAGGGCCCGGGCGGGCTCTCGAACCGCTCGGTCACCGGCGAGGCGGGCTGCGCCAAAGGTGTCCTGTACAGCCACTTCGCCGATCTGGACGAGTTCGTGGCGGAGCTGGTGCTGGACCGGTTCCGGGCCGTCGCGGAGGGTGCCGAGAGCCTGCCGGGCCGCGCCGGGCGGGGGATGGTGGCCGAGAACCTGACCGGGACGGCGCTCGCCCTGCTCGCCTCCAGCGGCCCGGCGGTCGCCTCGCTCGCCCTGACCCGGGCGGGCGTGTCGGCGCGGGTGCGGGCCGCGATGGAGGGCGGCGCGCCGGGGATGCCGGAGGTCGAACGCGCGCTCGCGGGCTACCTGGAGGCCGAGCAGCGGCTCGGCCGGCTCGGGCCGGCGGCGGACTGCGCCGCGCTGGCGCTGCTCGTGGTGGGTACGGTCCACCACCTGTTGATGACCGCCTGGGCGGACTCGGCGGACCCGGCCGAACGGGTGCGGGGGTTCGTCGCGGAGCTGGTCCGCGGGGCGGGGTCCACGGGCGCCTGA
- a CDS encoding Imm50 family immunity protein, giving the protein MSEQPVRGSGGSSRRRHPRPNRRSTAITTPAWHELLVNPEPLTRWYSAVPPLERAPLRSVHLGRYGPVLKLRVDLPCFPDRPPADWSEAGCDRLECQLHFILTDEDLRMRGRPDGGPADVSFEPRERRRLRVSVRGEGFTADFTASDSLQVSHLSAYRSGDGDPYTARRRFASRVDGMLHDTLPPTTRKPFYDLP; this is encoded by the coding sequence GTGTCGGAGCAGCCGGTCCGAGGATCCGGCGGGAGCAGTCGGCGCCGCCACCCGCGGCCGAACCGGAGGAGCACCGCCATCACCACCCCGGCCTGGCACGAGCTGCTGGTCAACCCCGAGCCGCTGACCCGCTGGTACTCCGCCGTCCCGCCGCTGGAGCGGGCGCCGCTGCGGTCGGTCCACCTCGGCCGGTACGGTCCGGTGCTCAAGCTCCGGGTCGACCTGCCCTGCTTCCCGGACCGCCCGCCCGCCGACTGGTCCGAGGCGGGCTGCGACCGTCTCGAATGCCAGCTGCACTTCATCCTGACCGACGAGGACCTGCGGATGCGGGGCCGCCCCGACGGCGGCCCGGCCGACGTGTCGTTCGAACCGCGCGAACGCCGCCGGCTCCGGGTGTCGGTCCGCGGCGAGGGATTCACGGCGGACTTCACGGCCTCCGACTCGCTCCAGGTGAGCCACCTGAGCGCCTACCGTTCGGGCGACGGCGACCCGTACACCGCCCGTCGCCGGTTCGCGAGCCGGGTGGACGGGATGCTCCACGACACGCTGCCCCCGACCACCCGGAAGCCCTTCTATGACCTCCCCTGA